Within the Kluyveromyces lactis strain NRRL Y-1140 chromosome A complete sequence genome, the region ACGTTAAATCACACCAACGGATCAACGGTGAATGAGTCAAATATGCGAGAGGAAAATAGCAATATGCCACGTCCGGTGCAGCGAGTCCGTTCTCAGCACGGTGTCATGCCCGACAAGGTGAGTGACAGCTCCAAGGATGAGAGCAGAGCGGGCGAAGGTACCACTGCTGGTACAGGTAATGGAATCAAACAAGAACGCAGTGATGCGGTCGCATCGCATGCTGGACTCACAGAGCATGAGAGGCACCGGTCTGAATCTACCCCCATTACCGCGTCTGCTATTCAGATTGAAGCTGTTTTGTCCGTGTTTAAAGGTGGGAGAACAACGCCAATGAAGATGCCGTTGAACATCGAAAGACCTCTTTACGACCGTTTTATCGCTGCGTTCTTTAAACATAACCATAAATCGTACCCGttgatgaacaagatagagtttttgaataaagtGTCAACGATAAGAGATTTCAACAAGTTACCTGAAGAAGAGAGCAACGCCTTTGTGTTCCAGTTGCACATGATCATGGCTATTGGATGTACCACTTTACAAAGAGCAGGAATGTTAACATCGGAGGAAGAAGGGTTGAGTGAACATTTTGCATACTTGGCCATGAAAAACTTCTGTCCCGTGATGCATTTACAGAACCTTGAGACAATCAAGTGCTTATTACTATTGGGTATATATTCATTCTTCGAACCGAAGGGTGTTTCCTCTTGGACCATCAGTGGATTGATAATGAGACTATGCATTGGATTTGGTTTGAACCGTGCATTAACACctaagaaattgaaaacgaTGTCAGTTATTGATGTAGAGATGAGATACAGAGCTTTTTGGGCATTCTATTCGTTCGAACGTCTAGTTGCGACATCCTTGGGTAGAATATCCTGCCTATCCGACGATGATATTAGCGTTCCACCACCAAGAGctttatttgaagaagagaaggaCGATATAGAAGTCACCAACATGATGATAAGTTTAAGAAGAATCGGAGGGCGCATTTACAGGAAAGTGCATAGCGTCGGAGCTGCAAGAAGAAAGCTTAAtgcagaagaaaagaaaaatgtGATAGATAAGTTACGCCAGGAATTGGATGAGTTGTACAAATTAGAGACTTTTAAGATTCACAGCGccaaacaagaaacaaacaatatAACGTTCCACCATTCAGATACATGGCTCTCCATGAGGTATTACCAACTACAGATCATGATTTATAGACCAAGTGCTTTGATACCAAAACCCGCGATGGATTCTCTAACTATTCTGGGGGATGCATGTCTCAAATCCTTGAAATACACCTATAACTTATACCAGAAAAAGTTATTACCGTTAAATTGGATCACTTTGTTCCGTGTACTCACTATATGCAACACTATGCTCTATTGCTTATGCCAATGGTCCATCGATATCATTGAATCCAAGATCGAAATACACCAATGTATTGAAGTGCTTCGACACTTTGGTGCCAAATGGGTATTTGCAGCCAAATGCGCTGAAATTTTTTCAAGCATCATCAATACGATCTTGGATATCAGTTTGTCCAACGGTAGAGTACCCAACATGGATAAATTGACCAGAGAACTATTTGGCGCCAGTAACGAATACCAAGAGATCTTGGATGAGAATAATGTCGATATTTCTTGGGTGGATAGTATCGTCTGAGGGGTGGTACGGTGGTATATAAAGATATAATAAAAAAGTGTGTATCTGATTAATGAATGTATTGATGTAAGTTTGCCATTGTGGTGGTAAAAGCAGAGAAAGCAGCAAAGAGCAGTATATGGTTAGTGAGCATGTGTGGTCTAATGATGCCATGATATATGGAGCACTTACATTTTAACCGCCTGTAAAGATGCCTCCTTAGCTTAGTGGTAGAGCGTTGCACTTGTAATGCAAAGGTCGCTAGTTCAATTCTGGCAGGTGGcatttatcttttttattACTATAATTTAATCAATTATAACTATAATTCCTCACTGTACAAGAAACGCACTCAATTTTTTGAGTATTCACTACGCTAAACAACACATTACCTGCCCATTGGATACTGTGACCCCACTAACCACTCCTTCAGGCCAGCCACTTAGCTTAGAACTGTGCCACTCCTCTCTTTATTCTAAGACTAACACATGATCGCTGTATCCGGGTAAGACGTCTTTTCTCAACTTTCTACTAACAAAAAACCAAGATTCAATTTGAGCAACGGTACTAAACATGTAGGATACGACACATTTGGGGAAATTACAGGTCTATATATCTGTATAGTGGTCCCATAGAAGGTCAATTAAGCCGCTGGTTCAAATCTGAAAATGATCATTCAACTTTTATCCTATGCGGGTACCGTCCTGGGGTTTATTTTCCTGACGTTATCCACAGCATCAGGATTGTATTATCTCAGTGAGTTAGTGGAAGAATACACTGAACCCACAAGAAGGTTGCTATATCGAGCAATATACACTATAATCGGAATTTACGTGCTACTTCTATTATTCGATGGATTCCCATGGCTGCTAACGGCTTTTTCTATCTTTACCTACGTGGTATATCTACAGAATATGAAACATTTCCCATATATCTCGTTGACGAACCCTACGTTAATGTTGAGTTGCGTACTAGTTCTTATAAATCATTACTTGTGGTTTAAATACTTCAATGATGTTGATATCCCACCTCAATTCAGGTTTGACCCTAACTATGTGCCAAGAAGACGTGCGTCTTTCGCGGAAGTGGCATCattctttggaatttgtGTATGGTTTATTCCATTTGCATTGTTCGTGTCGTTATCCGCTGGAGAAAATGTGCTACCTACACAcattgaaaggaaaaagaacGAGGATGGCGATGGTGCCGAGAGTTCTAGAGGTgtgagaagaagagctaAGGGTTTAGCCAAGATCGTCATCGATTACATTAGAGAATACTTCTATTCCATAGGCAAACTATTTGGATTGAAGGATAgcaagaaagatgaaggGTTGTTGCTTtgataatatatatacacGTGTAATAAACCGTACATACTTGCATTCATAGTAGATGCATGGCAATGCCCTGATGTGTTGTCAATCtattgaaatctttcaagagTATTCGCTGAAAAAAGTCGATGACTTGCTTATTTAAGATACATTGGATACTATTTACGAAACACGAACAACATTCCTCTCTGTAAGTGGTAGGCATCCCACACACCAAAGTAATGGATTTAAGGTACACTTTTTGGAGCCCCGTAAGCACCGTGAGTGTTAATTCGTTATACGATGCGATTACACAAGATATACAATCGATAATGCGGCTTTCACAGttcttgaatcatttgaataATGTGTGGAACGCATCGCTGCTGTCGATGAAAAAGGCACCAGACCCTAAAGTAACTATAGTGGGGGAACAAGTGGTTGAGAAGATTACTGAGAGTTTGAAGTCGTACAAGGTTGATACCACAAGTTTAGATCACTTGCTGAAACGGTATGAATCTTTACTAGGACAATGTAAAGAGAATAAGGGGAGGGATGCAAGCCTGATcaaggaattgaaacaatgGAAAACGTTGAAATTAGAGATTCAAGACCAATCAGTGGTATATGACAAGGATAAAGATGACCATCATTGCCCTGTTGCTGGAGGAATACTGCAATTTCCAAGTCGAACCGTTATGTTTAAATTTTTGAGATGGCTTAAAGACGATATCAAGTATTCCAAACGGTTCATCCCGATCTCAAAGCTTCCCAATGAGTACTTCTCCGGCAAACAATTGATTGAATCCATTAGGAAACAGTATCCTGATAGCGTTGTTTCTTTGTAccaacaagaaaaattgGGCCAATGGTTCATGAGTGAAGGTTACATGGCTCATTATAACGATCTCCTCGGGGTGAGGAAAGCGTTCAGTTGTAACGGCTACTACTGCTGGAAAGAACTGGATCAGCAGAAATCTGTCAAGTACAACCTGGCAACGGTGAACGGATTAATTTGGGAACAATGGAGTAAATATACGATGCAAAAGTTACAGTTTGAAACGAACCATTTCAATCAGATGGATCAATTAGCACAGCTGAGAGAAGAGCTAGTGCAAACAATGAAGCATTTCAACGGTACACTGGAGGATACATGGCACATTACAAGCAAGGAAAGTGTAAAACCCAGCAGTGTAACGGTACAATCCATGTATGAGCAGAACATGGGCAGTATTGGTTTTTACGTGACATCGAACGAACCTATAATCAAGTACAATAGTGAGACAACAAAGTTTGAAATGACTAGTCCAATACCTGATGATATTACAGGCAACTCCCTTCTACACAGGCTAATAGATGAGATTGAGATTGAGACTGAGGATCACGTAGAGAACATCAAACGGTGTTGGATAACcgaatttgatttgatcaacTGGCATCGAATCAAGGAGGACCTATTGAGAAGATGGATGCGCGTTCAAACTGGTGATAAAGATGACTACGCGAGTTTGAATTTGACACTGGAAAAGAAAGTTCTACTACTGAAGGGCTGGCTCATCGAATTGGATGATTCGATAATACCCAGTGAGATATGCGAGGAAAGCGTAAGGAATAACCAGAGCATACTTAAGAGTTTCCAAGGATCCGGAGATAACCtgagaaaagatcaaaacCGAATTAGATGTATAGTGAGGATACTAAGACACTTGGCATGGTTGAAGGAGAAATCAGGAGAGGCACTGGATGACGTTTTGTCCGTCCCTTTGAAAATTCCCGTCACTCACTATTTCATGAGATGTCAGCACCAAGTACCGAACAAAATCGGAGCATTTAAAGCACTCCTACTGCAATCAGTGGAGGAAGGGTTCCAGCAATGGTACCAATTGATGGAGAGCACACCAACAGTACCTTCGGTACTGGTAGACGACACAAACCTAAGCCTACCACCCGGAGTCCTCACTGCCAGTGTTGCCGATACTGCTACTGCTACTGCCCCTCCCCCTTCCCATCACGTGACCACGGATTTCATACCAAAACCGTTTAAAGCAAGCAGCAGTGGTAGCAATGCCAGCAGTACCACCAGCAGTACAGCCGGCAGCCATACTGCCACGACCACAGCTGACCCTCGAGAGAAACGTAGGAGTGGCACACCGTTGCTCCAAATCATGCCCGACGTGTCTTCTTCCACGTAGAGCAAACACCCAAAGGTTTTTCCGGACTTGTCACACCCGGAAAAATCAGCAAATCGAGAGCCACGATGAACAAATCCCGCAGTGAATGACCGGGGGAATCTCATGGAACAACCTGGCAGATGTTCCATCGCAGAAGGGGAAAGGGCTGTAGGAAAAAGGACTTAAGATTGCGGACCCACCAATTCGGATTAGATCACGTCACGTCACGTGACGTGATTTAATTCAACACCATACACACACTTACCAATCCATGTGTACTATCGTCGCTATATACAGGCTCTTACATAGACATTGTACCACGTACGAAGTACGTGGTACAACTGGACACCCAATAGCAGGAGTTGTCCTTTCGATGTATGTTCACGCTGCACTGCACTGCACTGCGGTTTGGCACAGCACCCAAATAACCGGAAAACCTCACTCTGTGACGGTCAGGTGAAAACCGCATCTGAAGCAGATGTCCCGACTGGGTAGGACTAAGAATTGATCTATAGCTTGACAACACGGCTCAACGATGACTGTGTTGAACTATGCCGTTTAAACAATCGGGGTTCATTCATTCTTACCAATTGCACAGGTctatttcaatttggttATTTGTAATAAATGTTCGAGCATGTCTATCTATACTTTAAAGGATGCAGCTTCCACTAGTGAAAGAGTTGATATATTTCTGCTAGATAGATAAGATGATCTACTAAATAAGACTAGCTATAAGATCAGGTTTTAGATGGCAGCAATAGCTGCCATCTAATGGTTCAATATCGACCCTTGAACCAACGTATGAAGCATGGTTGGCACCATGCTTCATGTGCTTCATAATAACTTCCGCTTCTTGTTACTCAAAACCgggaaaattttgaaaaaaaaatggtttTCATATATAAAGGAACAATTAATTCATATAGAGAACCTTCTTTCCTTGCTCAGGATGATTTTAATACACAGGTTTTATGTATTTAATTGACCCTCTAAgttttgtttcaattggtGGTAggaattgaattgaattgaatcGACTAACGTACCTCTATTCTCTCTCTGTGTTGTGTTTTTTACCAGGAAAGAATTAACTGTTACTAATAGTCTTTTTGCTACATACAAGTTTCTATAACTAGACAAGCacacaagaagaaaacaaaaaagaaaaatgtcTGAACCTGCCGGTGATATTGGTTTGATTGGTTTGGCCGTTATGGGTCAAAACTTGATCTTGAACGCTGCTGACCACGGTTTCACTGTTGTTGCTTATAACAGAACAGTTTCTAAGGTTGATCATTTCTTAGCAAACGAGGCAAAGGGTAAATCTATCATTGGTGCTCATTCTGTGGAAGAATTGTGCCGTAACTTGAAGAGACCAAGAAGAATCATTCTTTTGGTCAAGGCTGGTGATGCTGTGGATGCTTTCATTCAACAATTGTTGCCATTTTTGGAAAAGGGAGACATTATCATCGATGGTGGTAACTCTCATTTCCCAGATTCTAACAGACGTTacgatgaattgaaggaaaaggGAATCTACTTTGTTGGTTCTGGTGTTTCTGGTGGTGAAGAAGGTGCTCGTTACGGTCCTTCTTTGATGCCAGGTGGTGCCGAAGAAGCTTGGCCTCACATTAAGGACATCTTCCAATCTATTTCTGCCAAGTCTGACGGCGAACCATGTTGTGACTGGGTTGGTCCAGCTGGGTCTGGTCATTACGTGAAGATGGTCCACAACGGTATCGAATACGGTGACATGCAATTGATCACTGAAGCTTACGATATCATGAAGAGAATTGGTGGATTCACCGATAAGGAAATCGGTGAAGTTTTCTCCCAATGGAACAAGGGTGTCTTGGATTCCTTCTTGGTTGAAATTACAAGAGACATTTTGCTGTACGACGATGTCGATGGTACTCCTCTAGTGGAAAAGATCTTGGATTCAGCTGGTCAAAAGGGTACTGGTAAATGGACTGCCATTAACGCTTTGGATCTAGGTATGCCAGTTACTTTGATTGGTGAAGCCGTGTTCGCTCGTTGTTTGTCCTCTTTGAAGGACGAAAGAGTTAGAGCCTCCAAGTTGCTTCCAGGCCCTCAAATTCCAAAGGATGCCGTTAAGGAAAGACAACAATTCGTTGACGACTTGGAACAAGCTCTTTACGCTTCCAAGATCATCTCTTACGCTCAAGGTTTCATGTTGATCCGTGAAGCTGGTAAGACTTACGGCTGGAAGTTGAACAACCCTGCCATCGCTTTGATGTGGAGAGGTGGTTGTATCATCAGATCCGTTTTCTTGGGTGAAATTACAAAGGCTTATAGAGAAAACCcagaattggaaaacttattattcaacaaattcttcGCTGATGCCGTCGAAAAGGCTCAAAGCGGTTGGAGAAAGACTATTGGTTTGGCTGTTTCTTACGGTATCCCAACCCCAGCTTTCTCCACTGCTCTATCGTTCTACGATGGTTACAGATCTGAAAGATTGCCAGCTAACTTGCTACAAGCTCAACGTGATTACTTCGGTGCTCACACTTTCAGAGTCTTGCCAGAAGCTGCTTCCGAAAACTTGCCAGCTGACCAAAACATCCACATTAACTGGACCGGTAAAGGTGGTAACGTTTCAGCTTCCAGTTACCAAGCTTAAACataatatcattatcaaacaTCCATCACCTCTTATCCCGAAGACTATTTTATCTCTTTATTTGGTTTTTGTAACTTCCGCTAAACTACATACACAGATTAAATAAAATAACTATGGAACCATACGTGTCACGCTATTCAAGTTGCCCTGTTTCTAACTCCGAGCAACTTGGAAGAGCCTGCTGACTGTAGTATCGAATGGAcgttttgttctttttgtGCAGGTGTTGTTATTTGCTGTCGCGCGTCAACGCCTGGAAACTGTGCGCTTGAAATAAACTCACATTTACCATTAATACACTCAAAGCGACATGTCACAAAAGTGATTGAGAAGCACATACTTATCCCTCCTTCCgaatttcatcaaaataGAAGTAATTGGAGCTTACTTTACTACACATACCTCGTTAAGATCTAACAATTTAGAGACAGTGACAGATTCATTGCATACCGGAAAAAAGAGTTAAACTAACATGGAAGAGCCAGATGAAGTAGATGAGTATAGTTACTCTGAGTTGGACCGTCCACAGTACCCTACACCAAAGGTTATAGATTCGAAAAAGATCTATGAACGGCTAAAGAGTAAAGTACAGTTTTGGAAACATCAGGATGTAGACGGatcctctttcaatacGATGGATAAGAGACAACAGGAGCTCTGGAAATTGATAAGAGATAGTCCCTTGAAATTCAATCAAAATAACGGTGCTCCCGAATCAAAAGAGGCCCATGCTAGTCCCTTACAACCAATTGGGGAAAGTGCCAATACTTTCCTTACCGATAACGATAAAGATGTTAACGTTGGCGATCAGTTCATAAAAGTATCTCCAATGAAGATTACAGCTCTAGACCAATCGCCATTATTTGAGGTGCACTCTACCACGAAGGAACTGACAGGACCATCGCCACCTGTTCTAGTGGAAAGGTTAACGGATAAGTTGCATTTTAAGAAGGTCGGGTTGAAAAGGATTCAGGATCGACTTGGAAAGATTGCTGATTCCAAGGAAAATGTTGCCAGGAATTATAATAAGTTGGCATCAGAAATCACAGCATGGTGCTCTTTGTGCCTAGAGAGAGATTCAGAGTTAGATTTGTTAACTGATTTACAACAGGTGTTGGCAGCGGATAAGAAGTCAGAACAGACAATGACCAGGCTCTTCATGATGATAAATGCTAAGTTAGAATACGTCGCTAAACGTGAAGAGAACATGTTACAGGAACGTAAGGATATGAACGCTTTGACAAAGAAATACGATGCGTTGAGGGTTAGGAAGGGAGATCAAAGTATGGAAACTCAATACctgaaagaaaacttgCAAAGGAAAAGAACTTCTCTTCAGCAGCTGACAGAGCAGTACTATGAATCGCTAAGTAAAATATTGCGCGAAGAGTTCACAAGAGCGTGTTTTACCATATATGAGATGGGatctgaattgaaagatgttACCAGAGATTTCTCTCTACAAAGTATTGagcttttgaagaatggcAATGACAGTGACTATATCGATGGTTTCTTAGAAGATGTAAGAAAGCTAAGAGCTGATAAGCAATGGAACAAGCTATCAAtgcaagagaaaaataACCCTAATAAATTGGCAGAATTGGTGGGTAACCTTTACAATGGCCAGGACTCATTATTGAGAATAGCTTCAAATAAAGTCCCAATAAAATTCTCACCGTTGCCCTTGCATGAAAATGCTTCGACCAGTACTTTAGATCCACAGCATTTCAAAGCAAGTGAGGGACTTGATCTATCAATGTCTCAATATGGCACTGACAAATACAATGACATTACCACAAATAAATTCATGTTAAAGAAGCCTTTGTTTACAGATGTTAGGCCCGTTTCACAGCAGCCCTTGCAAACGTTGCAGAATTTGAGAGCGCCAGTTTCAAGCCATGGGGCTACTGGTAGTGCAGGTGGAGGTGCCACCCGGCAGCGAAATTTAGCTAGCAATATTGCCAACAATTACCCATACCAACGAGGACCATCACTTGTTAGATCTAAAGCAGAACCCAACGGTTTgagaaatgaaataatatCTGAAAATGTGTCCGCGGAATCCATAGCTGATGCTGATGATAAAGAAGTGGTTATCAAGTTTGGTCATGATTTAACTAATTCATTTATAGAGGCGGACCAACTCTTAGCCACCAATGCTTGGGATTGATTTCTTATACAAGTGTAAGGTATCTATCCAGAATGTAAGTTTAATGGTAAATATACAAAGTACAGTTTAGAATGTCCTGGCCATTCAATGACTGATTTCATTAACGATGATGAGAGCAAACGGGATAAAAATGTTAGAGACTAAACAGCGAAGAGCCTCTTCGAGAGTTCGTACGTGGAAATCATTATTGCACAACTAGGTGCAATCTTCATAACTCTAGGTATCAGGCCTGTATATAATGCACCATAACCTTCCGTTTGCTTGATATTGTACAAAAATTTGAACATGCCTCTGGCAGATactcttttctttggtgaTACAAGCGTGTTCCGTTGCTTATTCTCTATATCCATGGTGATCTGCATTCGCGTTTTTCCTACGTCAAAAGGATGGGTCAATAAAGCCGCACTTGAGCCACTGACACTTCCACCGATAAAactgttgatgaagaaatccCAGTTGGGGCTCAAGTTCCACCGCAGACACTGTTCACTGAAGTCTATCcaaaaattcttcttgtaaAACTCGTAAGATCCCCAGTATATGGCACTGAAGGGGACATCTCTCCATAGTGTAATTTCAAGACCTTTGAACAAAACTTTATAGCCTCCTGATCGAATTTCGTTTCTTGTCTCTTTCAATAGGTCTTTAAACATCATTTGAGTCGTAGTATCTTTCCTAGATCTCGGTATACTCTGTAATCTTGTCTTTATGAGCTCTAACGGAGCCACCGTGGTAGCAGCAACCATTCTAGCAGTGGCACCGCAGAATAAGGGGTTTAAACTAGGGTATGAATCTCTCATCGGAGAATGATCTCTGAACATTTCATAACCAGAGAAATATACCACATTCGCCGGAATAGCCATCAGAAGCGTTATACTTAGACCTCTCCAAAGCGTCGCTAGTCCCTCCACCTCAGAGATCTTGGTGAAAGCTTCCCATGTACTGTTAAATCGTAATGCACTGTTCTTACACTGAATATCTTGGAAACACACATCTTGCCAGAAGATCTTCGGCGAATTCTTGTTAGCCACCACATGATCATATATTACCTCAGTACCTACGGATCCCTTCAACTCTGATGCAGCACCGCATGAACAATCGGGCAACATCACCTGCTGCTGCAACCGAATCCGAACTACGTCCATAGGagttaaaaaaaaggacGTCAAGAAAGAGCCCGCACATGCACTGAGCATCCGCTCCTTCATGATAGCTGTCGAGCTCCGATCGCCAGACATTACTCTTCACTTTTCTCTCTTAAATTAACGCTTTAGAAACCCCTTTAACTAGTCGGGATGACTGAAGATTTATCAGCAACGGTGTGTATCTTTAAATcattttgaattattttaattctttctaGTTTAAAGgacttttcatttcttttacATTATCAAcactttttcaatatattaGAACAATAAGAATGTGACACCGGTAGTGACAGCGTGAAGTCCAGCAATATTAATATTGAATTTCCTGCTCTGATGGTCCTCGGTTCTTATgggaattttttttctcttaCCTTATACAGATAAACACATATCTAGTGGTATAGTTTATTAATTAGTGctgtaattcttttttgttgaagaaatattattTCGACGGAGTTTGTAAGGGCAATGCCATCGTCAAGGTCGTTGTCAAATTCGTCTTCTTCCCAGAATTCAGAATCATCCGAAATACTGAAACAGTTTGTATGAGTCATCTGTTCCGACTCTTCGAAATATATTGGTAAGTTTTCCATCCACCTCTCGACCTTTTCACCGTGTGGCATATTCTTTGCCTGCCTTGGATTGAAATAAGATGGGAATCCCGTCACTATTGGCACCGAAGAATGTGGTGAGCAATTATTGAACCCACTTGAGTTGAATACAAGCATCGAAGTGTTAATGTTATCTGCTCTTGGTGGTAATTGTGGAGCGTTTTGTTGTTCCGGAGGCTGGTGACGGACAGGAGATGACGAATAATAATTGTGCTGTTGCAGTTGcatttgatattgtttCTGACTTTGTAACTGCAATTCTTCATATTCAGGTGGTAATGAATGGAAACTGACGTCTGGGTTCCTGTTACCACTGTTATTTGATTGATAGAAATGTTGATTGTATGGAGATTGGCTTGGAAGTTGAATCATTTGTGGACCAGTGTCACAAGAAGTATCCATCGAATCTaagaaattcaaatcttgtACGTTGGTCTTGTATCTAATACGTCCTTTGTTCCTTACATCTGCTCGTTCAAGGGTCATTCTGGTTCTAGTACGTTTTGTTGGTGACTTGGTTGGTATATGTTTATTGAGAATCGTACTATTCACCCCCAATGGTTTTTGTGTACCCATAGCTTCCATCATATATTATTGAAACCAGTCTCGATGAGCAGTGCAGGATGCGTTAACGATTGTATCTACAGTATATAGCTGGATATATTTCTTTGTATGGGGAGTGGCATGCATGTTGTTTTACTGTCACAAATTCTATAAAGTAAATGTTTCTAACGACAGCAATAGAAAGTAAACCAAGATTGAACGTGCGTCACTGACGCACAATCTCTGGAGATCATCAGTTATCCATTGAAtttttgtatatataatcTTATACTACATAATGTATAGAGAACAAGGTCCTCATTCGgttcttctcttctttaaTTTAGAAGTTGCTGTTTCGATTCTTTTTCCTAATTTGTACTGCTTATCCTGTTGCAAGTACTGCACTGGgaaaaattcattgatCCGTTTTTGCACCCCTGTTGCTTTACGTTTGTTCAAGTCTCGAATCAAAGGAATTAGTACTTCATCTGATTTTGCCTTATCCCATCCGATTGTTTGTTGCAAGAATGACCGTAACTTATCCAAATCTGGAGACCCCCACACAAATTTAGTCTTATCCGCGTCGACTGTGGGGTGGATATAGGCATCATATACAGCTTCACTGGGGAAGTTGTCATCCAAGATGATTTCATTACTAACCAACCTTTTTCTCAATTGCTTTTGGAAAGCAGTTTCCCCTTCTAGCTTTTGCTTATCAAATTGACCTTCGTTGTACCACTTGGCAAACTCTTTAAGAGATCCGAATTCGGCTAAAATCTCTACTCCCATTACAGGTCCTATACCTCTAAGGCCAGGGGTATAATCACTTCCTAGTAGTTGTGCTAATTGTATCAATTTATCCCTATCAAGACCaagtttttgatcaaaCAAATCTAAACTATAATATTCGACATAGTTCTTCTCTTGAAACATATTCTTGTAAACATGAGTACCCccaaacaagaaaacaTCACTATCATCCGTAATAACACCATCTACTAGTTTCAACTGTAATAAAGTTGCACATTGAGCTTCTGCTTCCATTGGTGCCGTGATGTACG harbors:
- the STB5 gene encoding Stb5p (similar to uniprot|P38699 Saccharomyces cerevisiae YHR178W STB5 binds Sin3p in two-hybrid assay Zinc finger (6-Cys)) — its product is MGTETDGGGEISGPNKKASHSCSRCRRLKKKCSKDLSTCTNCAKANEPCDYPGRAPRRKRKEIEEAMLLGELSNDRTKRVKSGQQPNKSNTKPEIVATDVSQRGGNDIIEPGLRTPQQSLVSASSVASFLNLLNTLNHTNGSTVNESNMREENSNMPRPVQRVRSQHGVMPDKVSDSSKDESRAGEGTTAGTGNGIKQERSDAVASHAGLTEHERHRSESTPITASAIQIEAVLSVFKGGRTTPMKMPLNIERPLYDRFIAAFFKHNHKSYPLMNKIEFLNKVSTIRDFNKLPEEESNAFVFQLHMIMAIGCTTLQRAGMLTSEEEGLSEHFAYLAMKNFCPVMHLQNLETIKCLLLLGIYSFFEPKGVSSWTISGLIMRLCIGFGLNRALTPKKLKTMSVIDVEMRYRAFWAFYSFERLVATSLGRISCLSDDDISVPPPRALFEEEKDDIEVTNMMISLRRIGGRIYRKVHSVGAARRKLNAEEKKNVIDKLRQELDELYKLETFKIHSAKQETNNITFHHSDTWLSMRYYQLQIMIYRPSALIPKPAMDSLTILGDACLKSLKYTYNLYQKKLLPLNWITLFRVLTICNTMLYCLCQWSIDIIESKIEIHQCIEVLRHFGAKWVFAAKCAEIFSSIINTILDISLSNGRVPNMDKLTRELFGASNEYQEILDENNVDISWVDSIV
- the RGD3 gene encoding Rgd3p (weakly similar to uniprot|P38870 Saccharomyces cerevisiae YHR182W Protein of unknown function green fluorescent protein (GFP)-fusion protein localizes to the cell periphery and cytoplasm), translating into MDLRYTFWSPVSTVSVNSLYDAITQDIQSIMRLSQFLNHLNNVWNASLLSMKKAPDPKVTIVGEQVVEKITESLKSYKVDTTSLDHLLKRYESLLGQCKENKGRDASLIKELKQWKTLKLEIQDQSVVYDKDKDDHHCPVAGGILQFPSRTVMFKFLRWLKDDIKYSKRFIPISKLPNEYFSGKQLIESIRKQYPDSVVSLYQQEKLGQWFMSEGYMAHYNDLLGVRKAFSCNGYYCWKELDQQKSVKYNLATVNGLIWEQWSKYTMQKLQFETNHFNQMDQLAQLREELVQTMKHFNGTLEDTWHITSKESVKPSSVTVQSMYEQNMGSIGFYVTSNEPIIKYNSETTKFEMTSPIPDDITGNSLLHRLIDEIEIETEDHVENIKRCWITEFDLINWHRIKEDLLRRWMRVQTGDKDDYASLNLTLEKKVLLLKGWLIELDDSIIPSEICEESVRNNQSILKSFQGSGDNLRKDQNRIRCIVRILRHLAWLKEKSGEALDDVLSVPLKIPVTHYFMRCQHQVPNKIGAFKALLLQSVEEGFQQWYQLMESTPTVPSVLVDDTNLSLPPGVLTASVADTATATAPPPSHHVTTDFIPKPFKASSSGSNASSTTSSTAGSHTATTTADPREKRRSGTPLLQIMPDVSSST
- the SVP26 gene encoding Svp26p (similar to uniprot|P38869 Saccharomyces cerevisiae YHR181W SVP26 Component of Sed5p vesicles), with protein sequence MIIQLLSYAGTVLGFIFLTLSTASGLYYLSELVEEYTEPTRRLLYRAIYTIIGIYVLLLLFDGFPWLLTAFSIFTYVVYLQNMKHFPYISLTNPTLMLSCVLVLINHYLWFKYFNDVDIPPQFRFDPNYVPRRRASFAEVASFFGICVWFIPFALFVSLSAGENVLPTHIERKKNEDGDGAESSRGVRRRAKGLAKIVIDYIREYFYSIGKLFGLKDSKKDEGLLL